Part of the Spinacia oleracea cultivar Varoflay chromosome 5, BTI_SOV_V1, whole genome shotgun sequence genome, aaaaaaatttaaaacttgttttttaccacctgaaaaatggaaaaatatatgaaaatgttatgtaggggcccacaataacggtaatatttcTTATGTGTTCTAttcttccacgatttcatgtatttaagtCTTTTCTCTTCCCCAACTTCCTTATGTTCCAtgaatttacataatttatcgCCACCATTAActcacaaaattgacaaaaaattataaaaataaagagagaaGGGTGAAAAAGTTAAAGAGAATCACATAGGGAGTgtaaaaaattgaaggaaaatTGAATTAGGCAGCTATACATAAatttttcatctattttttcgatttcaggtggtaaaaacaagttataatttatttttagatggtaaaatacaagttttatttttgtaggtggtaaaaaataaattttcgatttttgtaggtggtaaaaaataatttgtcctTAAAAGTAatattattatgaaaaaaaagtAATAACCGTTAAGTTGCATTTTCtacaatttataataataatacttgCCGGAAGAAACCACTCTGCCTGacggaaaataataataataatacaatttctacaatttataataataatacaatttcTACAATTTTTTGGCATTTTccttaggaaaatttgtaattattaatccaatctttgcccgattttctttaattaagcctacttatgcgatatttctaaataatccaacctttatgacccaactactattattaagcctaacaagttactaacctgctataggcggtattcacccttacgtggcatgtaacaattataattttattttatttttcccccccttattttctttaattgctattttaattttcgttcctctctcctctgcgattttctgcttcatctctgcactcctctgcattatttctcttctacctcttctccaccattgtcgatccctcatacggttatacctctccattcgaagttcatcaaaaataatcagcaattgctatggctggggtaaagcaattgcttgttggatctggatcttcttcaaattcaaggttttttttttctttctaaattttcaacaagaccacaataaccaacatcccacaacataaaaaaaaaactatattattgctACGGCTCaggtttttacgaactgaccaaggaagtccaaaattcaaaatttaccaaaaaaggaacaaaaacgctaaggttcgtaagttcaccaTCAATTGTAGgattttggagacgaaatttgaatgcgcgtggatgaagtcacctatttccacaagaaaatcgctgatgatgtcatgaaccagtacaattgtggttgaagcagcagtaatggaggagagaggaattgaaacacggtacaaagaagagaagggttaagggttttttgaaaaaaaaatgaaatccttgtttaggtggcaagtgatgatgacgtgtccaatattttaggaggaaaacaaactttaggttgtcaacgtttttaacgttgactttgtagcagatAACCGGTCATCTaagcttaataatagtagttgggtcataaaggttggattatttagaaatatcgcataggtaggcttaattaaagaaaatcgggcaaaggttggattaataattacaatttttccttgactttgtagcaggtaaccggtcatccaggcttaataatagtagttgggtcataaaggttggattatttagaaatatcgcataggtaggcttaattaaagaaaacagggcaaatgttggattaataattacaaattttccttttccttatctatagtgaaggaaatgccaaaaaaatgaagaagaaaaatgagggCAAAATAGACAATGCACTATTGTAGGAATAGTAATTGGaactccttgcttttataagtgttaggatataTAGGATTCGTATATTTTCCTTTGACCgactttaattatttatacataaacTTAAACATAATCATGTGTGATCTTGATAGATTCATCTTGATTTATATTTTCACAGTGTCAACTTTTAATAACTTTACTTATGCGCAATTAGAAATATATATTAATGGCTAAAGATAGGCAACGAAAAACGTGAAAGTCAAAATACGGGTCACGGGTTAGTTTTAAAATTAGTGGGTTGGTTTGATTTTAGGTTCAAACGGATCGAGTCATGTATTTGTTCGATTCGTTTCTTAGGTGGGCGGTCACCGTTCAGTTCAATATCGGATACGGGTTGTCATTGTTCAATATCTTCCGAGCCAGTTCGGCTTCATTAGATAAATAATCCTTGGAACCAACTTATGGATCGCCCATTTAAATCTAGTGCTAATTAATCAATTGAAGTGACAATGACTTGCAAACCATATCTTGAGTATTTTGTTAATATATGCCAATTTTTATTCAGTTGTTAGATTATATATAAGGCAGGTCGACATCTTTACTCAATGAATGAAACATAAACATATCAAATCAAAGATTTTTAGTTGTTCTTTGGAAGATTGGCATTTGGCTATATCTCAATAATAAATCacaataaaacataaaaaaaaaaaatcaactagTTATCAGCCATGCAATTCACGGATTTAACTTTTTGTCAAATTGTACACCATATGAGTTTACGGTATTCATTTGAGGTTTTGAACTAATGATTAAGACTTATATATTAGAATTTCCGAAAGATTAAGGAAGATATATAAATTAAGAAGTTGATGAAAGATTAAAAATATAATGTGTGATAACCCTTCAAATTACAAAAGGATTGGTGCAAAAAAGTTAGAATAGGACACTTGACGCAAAAAGTTCCACCAGttaaatatatacatatattacGTCATTCGTTTCTTATTGATCTTCCTGTTTTGATTGTACACATTTATcaattcatatatatatataaccatcaatacttttaatttttaattattaaaagttataaaattGATATTCCTAAAGTATTGACTGAGAGAAATTAAACAAGACTTTAcatgaatattatttttttcttatattgAGAATAAGTTAATAGTTTTTCTCAAATTCTAAATAATTACTAGATTCTAAACATGAAGAAAATTAAGAAACGAAGGGATTGCGGGCTTTGTAGCTTACCACCTTACCTAGTCCCATTAAGTTTTTAGGCTACTTCACTTTCTAGCTACAAAGTACTCTAATGGTTTCGTTTTTGAAAGCTAAGTAGAATATTAGGAGCCCCTCCGCTCGAGGGTCACTCCTAAGAAATCACTATACAAAACTGAAAATTGAAGACTATTACAAGTGTCGATACACATGGTGTGTTGCTGCTAAGATGATCAACATTTGTTTCTTTGTAGATGTGCTTGATATCCCATTCTTCTAAAAAGGTGAGAGTTTTCTTCATATCTTTAatgatgttttgaatttttcacAGGGTTGTAAGTACTCTAATGATTATCTATAACACATTGTAGCTTCcccaataaataaatatataaaataaactctttttttttaaaggaattTAAAATAAACTTTATTATACACATTTTGAGTAGAACTTGCTTTTCCTTTTTCAAATCAAGCATGTACCTTGTTTAAGCTACAATCTCTCGAACTACGGAAGTATATTTTTTGTTCTCCAATAGTAAGCTTGTAGCTACACATTTTTCTTGTAATTGCGAACATGATCCTTAAAATGTACTATTGGAATTGCTCTTAATCTCTTAAgaagtaaaaataaataaaaaataaataaaacataaattttCTCTCCTTTATTATTAGCCAATAAAATTTAGACAACGTACCCTTTCAAATATTGATAGGGAAATGAATGAATTACACTAAATAATGAGGAATTATCTATGGAGAAGTAAATTATCCTTTTCCTAAAATAATTGTTGAATTTAATTTAGTTCTTATGTTAATTTTTAGgggttactaaaaatgacaatgAGAAGAGGATGAATCACATGTCATCAAATACAAAGCAATCGGGAGCaacaatccaaaatccaagtcaAAAGGGCCATGTTGGTTGAAAGAAATTGGGTAGTGCTTGATCATATCCTTCTTTGCTAATAATTCTTTCCACTTCTTCTGTTTCTCCACTGTTGCATATCTTTATCTTCTGCATAATTATTTCATAAATTCaataaattaaccaaattataacacaattttcaattttctATATAAGTAGTCATAAAATTAATTGCATATTGAGTGTACCTATTTCTCAGTACATGTGACTCAAAGAGTCAAAGTTATAATTGTTTTCGATGCTAGGTGGATTTTTAATGACTACTTTGTAATTTTGTACTTCCTTTGTTCATAAATACTCACAACGTTTgatatttttacactatttacatattccattttgactattgttggtgatttatatgtcaaataaaacatagtcatgtgaaatcttgttagattcgtctcaatacatattttcaaaatatcaactttttataatttttgcttggagagaatttaagatattgacgatctaaattgtgcattggcatgcgtgaaattGACAAACTTTACGAGTATttatgaacggaggaagtatatgttaGAGAAGGAACCTGAATAATCTAAACTTTTGCTTAAGTAAGTGAGTCGTATTGATTAATAGGTACATCCGAGGGCATAAAATATACAATACGTACCTGTTTTTTCTCTGCAGGCTCGTTTTCGGCGTTAAAATCGTAAAATTGACTGGCAGCAGTAAGTTTCATTGACAGAAACTGGGTAGaagaatttaaaaaaaaaagggggattAATTAACATTCAATGATAATCAAGTATtaaattttcttgagaagcaatTGAATTGCAATCTCACATCAACTTGATTCTGCAATGACTGAACATAATTGATTATCTCATCTAACATCACGGCCATGCCCATTGTCTGCAGTCAACAATAGTAGCAATTAATCAACATTAGCATTATTTCAACCCACCAAATAAATTGATCATAAAGCTTATAAATTATACACTCGCTCTGGTTTGAAATTAACAGTCACACATGCTATTATGCTAGTTTGTATTAAGAACCGAACTAGTTACCAATGAGGTCTTCGGCTCTTAGCTTAACGGTTAAGACTGATAGCCTGTATACGATAAATCTTAGGTTCGAATTCCCAgtcccatttgtaatttacatTTCTCTAGTGGCTCCAGGGGCGGATCTTGTTGTGGCTGGGGTGGGCCTGGCCCCCAGACCGAAAAAATTTgtaatgtatttttagttatggcccccctaaaatttgtgtataattgttTAATTACATAGTATATTGCTTACGTATTTTTTTTCTACCGGCCCCCCTCATAAAACCGTTCAAGGTCCGTCACTGAGTGGCTCgtttgtgaaaaaaaaaaaaaaaatcgaactaGTTTTATACCTTGTAGCAACCAGGAACAATGTCCTGCAAGCATCTAAGCCTCTCATTAATCTTTCCTCTTCTTACCTGAAATCccagaaaaaaataaattgaataaaataaattataaacaGGAAAAAAacatagagagaaaataaataaattaataaagaaaatataccCTTTCTGCAATACTATGACTATCAGTAGCTTGGCCACGCCTAGCTCTAACATGAACAACTTCTTTGAGGTTTCCTTCTTCTTTATCATTacttttgcttctttttcctCTGTTTGAACTCTGTTCCATGATTTCACACAACCCAAATTAGAATGTTCAGATAATATCCAGCAGGCTTAGTCACCCCAAATCACGTTATAGTCAACCTCGTCAAAAACGAGTGACTTTTATGCAATCTGGCAGACTAAACCTGTTGTAT contains:
- the LOC110799783 gene encoding transcription factor BEE 3 isoform X2 gives rise to the protein MANYFTGNSNILSTNNPFTFLDNDVSWELSNPFLAINQYLAQNSNLDHQSFIGFSHDQIIINPNDQTSEFHVKTAKDVQANSAVSSGNGNECSGNATNNKRKAEDLAESSSSLYSSSPTSNDRARVKKNSSNRGKRSKSNDKEEGNLKEVVHVRARRGQATDSHSIAERVRRGKINERLRCLQDIVPGCYKTMGMAVMLDEIINYVQSLQNQVDFLSMKLTAASQFYDFNAENEPAEKKQIKICNSGETEEVERIISKEGYDQALPNFFQPTWPF
- the LOC110799783 gene encoding transcription factor BEE 3 isoform X1 yields the protein MANYFTGNSNILSTNNPFTFLDNDVSWELSNPFLAINQYLAQNSNLDHQSFIGFSHDQIIINPNDQTSEFHVKTAKDVQANSAVSSGNGNECSGNATNNKRKAEDLAESSSSLYSSSPTSNDRARVKKNSSNRGKRSKSNDKEEGNLKEVVHVRARRGQATDSHSIAERVRRGKINERLRCLQDIVPGCYKTMGMAVMLDEIINYVQSLQNQVDFLSMKLTAASQFYDFNAENEPAEKKQKIKICNSGETEEVERIISKEGYDQALPNFFQPTWPF